The Fimbriimonas ginsengisoli Gsoil 348 genome window below encodes:
- a CDS encoding ABC transporter permease — protein MARYWRIYRTFMKSSLARELEFRANFIAKIFQSVVWIGFFVMILLVVYRNTPDVAGWARGDAFVLGATVFVMSALSSAFFFSLTEIPTQVRQGTLDFVITKPVDNQFWISMRRFNFDQVGSLIAGIGMVIAGIHMGATSPSILQWFSYLVLVFAAVAVFYSFNLAMMTTGIWLVRVDNLFILGETVTSMARYPLDIYPLGVQRAFTFVLPLGLLSTIPARQLVKGFDPAMLGLGIFWAVLALFLSRRFWKFAMRHYSSASS, from the coding sequence GTGGCGCGGTATTGGCGGATCTACCGGACGTTTATGAAGAGCTCGCTAGCTCGCGAGCTGGAGTTTCGCGCCAACTTCATCGCGAAGATCTTCCAGAGCGTGGTCTGGATCGGCTTCTTTGTGATGATCCTGCTCGTAGTGTACCGAAACACACCGGACGTGGCCGGCTGGGCTCGCGGAGACGCGTTCGTCCTGGGCGCCACCGTATTCGTCATGAGCGCCCTATCGTCCGCGTTCTTCTTCTCACTGACCGAGATTCCGACTCAAGTGCGGCAGGGGACGCTCGACTTCGTGATTACTAAACCGGTCGACAACCAGTTTTGGATCAGCATGCGCCGCTTCAACTTCGACCAGGTCGGCTCCCTCATCGCGGGCATCGGCATGGTGATCGCGGGCATCCATATGGGCGCGACCAGCCCGTCGATTCTCCAGTGGTTCTCCTACCTGGTGCTCGTGTTCGCCGCGGTCGCGGTCTTCTATTCTTTCAACCTAGCTATGATGACGACCGGCATTTGGCTCGTTCGTGTCGACAACCTGTTCATCCTCGGCGAAACGGTGACGTCGATGGCCCGGTACCCGCTCGACATCTATCCGCTCGGAGTCCAGCGTGCCTTCACATTCGTCCTTCCTCTCGGGCTCCTCTCGACCATCCCAGCGCGGCAGCTCGTTAAAGGGTTCGATCCTGCGATGCTGGGCCTGGGCATCTTTTGGGCGGTTCTTGCCTTGTTCCTATCGCGACGTTTTTGGAAGTTCGCGATGCGCCACTACTCATCCGCAAGTAGCTAG